From the Limisphaerales bacterium genome, one window contains:
- a CDS encoding sulfatase-like hydrolase/transferase — protein sequence MKTIISLSIFCLLGNLSPAAQSQRPNIIMFLIDDQNPSSIAAFGGDTYTPNLDRMAQEGMKFTRAYVSSSVCTPSRYSFLTGRYAGNSHSKLYVDAVGGKENQGLPNFNVALERDNMNVGNVLREAGYATGFVGKFHLTSNLDFPEFYKGKDKWINIPKNARPGPETSAQFKRNERWMRRYLKELGFSWAKNVYPENTPSPYSTHNPEWTTVAALEFIEENKDGPFYLHLCSTLLHGPDKSWRKSMDHPLITGEGEVESLPEIMTPRIELLKIIKEKGFDPESHVAGEAWIDDSLGAILRKLKELGIDDNTLVIFAPDHGRDGKASVFSQGSCQVPMIMRWPKGIAAGQVCEELVQNIDLVPTFFELGEAVKPESYRIDGQSLTPLFKNGTDKDWRNHLYLEMGAARATVTKDWSYIAVRYTKEQIGAIKRAAPQNLPKAMSYIGRLGIGVRGADRPGFFDEDQLYHLKTDPKEMRNLAGHIGHSSRVKEMRQKMQQDLQAIGRPFGEFIPGGNAAKPGQVSKQIKIVKQLEIKGKTVTVPEALKQDIDVTDEPPHVDKAKRKAERETRRNAREEAKKKVREKDKDGETE from the coding sequence ATGAAAACCATTATTTCACTTTCGATTTTTTGTTTGTTGGGGAACCTATCTCCTGCAGCCCAATCTCAGCGCCCGAATATAATCATGTTTCTGATCGACGATCAGAACCCATCGAGTATCGCCGCATTTGGAGGCGATACCTACACTCCCAATCTCGACCGTATGGCTCAGGAAGGAATGAAGTTCACTCGTGCCTATGTCAGCAGTTCGGTTTGCACTCCTTCTCGATACAGTTTCCTAACCGGCCGATATGCTGGTAACTCACACAGTAAGCTTTACGTTGATGCGGTCGGTGGCAAAGAAAATCAGGGGCTTCCCAACTTCAATGTCGCCCTAGAGCGCGACAACATGAACGTCGGGAATGTTCTTCGTGAAGCCGGTTATGCTACCGGTTTTGTTGGGAAATTTCACCTCACCTCCAACTTGGATTTTCCGGAGTTCTATAAAGGGAAAGACAAATGGATCAATATTCCTAAAAACGCGCGTCCTGGGCCAGAGACATCGGCTCAATTCAAGCGCAACGAACGTTGGATGCGCCGTTACCTAAAGGAACTTGGCTTTTCTTGGGCGAAGAACGTCTATCCGGAAAATACACCCTCGCCCTATTCTACGCATAACCCGGAGTGGACAACGGTGGCCGCTCTTGAATTCATTGAAGAGAACAAGGATGGGCCCTTTTACCTCCATCTTTGCAGTACCCTGTTGCACGGGCCGGATAAATCCTGGCGAAAATCCATGGATCATCCGCTTATCACCGGAGAGGGGGAAGTTGAAAGCCTTCCAGAGATAATGACACCGCGTATTGAGTTACTCAAAATTATCAAGGAAAAGGGATTCGACCCCGAAAGTCATGTGGCCGGTGAAGCGTGGATCGATGATTCACTCGGAGCGATTCTTCGTAAACTGAAGGAGCTTGGAATCGATGACAACACGCTGGTGATCTTTGCGCCGGATCACGGTCGTGACGGCAAAGCATCCGTTTTTTCACAGGGTAGTTGTCAGGTGCCCATGATCATGCGTTGGCCGAAAGGAATTGCCGCAGGGCAGGTGTGTGAAGAACTCGTTCAGAATATCGACCTCGTGCCTACTTTCTTCGAACTGGGTGAAGCGGTAAAACCGGAGTCTTACCGAATCGATGGGCAAAGTCTCACCCCTCTTTTCAAAAACGGAACAGACAAAGATTGGCGGAATCACCTTTATCTCGAAATGGGAGCTGCTCGGGCAACTGTCACGAAAGATTGGTCCTACATTGCCGTTCGCTACACGAAAGAGCAAATCGGAGCGATCAAGAGAGCCGCGCCGCAAAACTTACCCAAAGCCATGTCCTACATTGGACGTCTGGGCATCGGAGTAAGGGGGGCCGACCGCCCGGGTTTCTTTGACGAAGATCAGCTCTACCATCTGAAGACAGATCCGAAAGAGATGAGGAATCTTGCGGGTCATATAGGGCATTCCAGTCGCGTGAAAGAGATGCGCCAAAAGATGCAGCAGGATCTCCAAGCCATAGGTCGCCCTTTCGGTGAGTTCATTCCCGGAGGGAACGCCGCTAAGCCGGGGCAGGTCAGTAAACAAATAAAAATCGTTAAACAGCTCGAGATCAAAGGCAAAACAGTAACGGTACCGGAAGCGTTGAAACAGGATATAGACGTTACCGATGAACCACCCCATGTCGATAAGGCTAAAAGAAAAGCGGAACGTGAAACACGTAGAAACGCCCGTGAAGAAGCCAAGAAGAAGGTGA
- a CDS encoding sulfatase-like hydrolase/transferase: MRLLKALHAITLSLIGMPFFVLADEKPNIVIILTDDQGYADVSYNPHSPPEVSTPNIDALAHSSVICTQGYTSGHVCSPTRAGLMTGRYQQRFGIYTAGEGGSGVPLNEVFIPQRLKPAGYVSGALGKWHLGLTKEYHAMNRGFDEFYGFMGRGAHPYFDHSDMTHPIYRGFKPIKEEGYLTTRITEEAVDFISRHKKEHFFLYVAYNAVHSPPEAPKEDIKNLTGDEKRDTLMAMIKHLDMGVGEIVESLKKHDIYDNTLLIFLTDNGGSNAMSANNAPLRGFKQMDYEGGVHVPFIVSWPAQLKGVKKCDVPMWSIDLFATALDAAGLPLPRDKPLDGKSILPALKGKTDKLHDAFYWSSGGAKGKWAIRSGDWKLVADKKRIELFNLDKDLSETTDLAAKHPKLVSELTDKYNEWLDKMADPVSKQEKFWNPDAGRSGINMSKEEKKAAREKEKANRIKEREAKNNRSTE; encoded by the coding sequence ATGAGACTTTTGAAAGCACTACATGCAATAACCCTCAGTTTGATCGGAATGCCCTTCTTTGTATTGGCAGACGAAAAACCAAATATCGTTATTATTCTCACAGATGACCAAGGCTATGCTGATGTTAGTTATAATCCCCATTCTCCACCGGAAGTCAGTACGCCTAACATTGATGCCCTCGCTCATTCTTCCGTCATCTGTACCCAGGGTTACACCAGTGGGCACGTATGTTCCCCGACGCGTGCCGGACTCATGACTGGTCGTTATCAGCAAAGATTTGGAATATACACAGCTGGGGAAGGGGGCTCAGGTGTTCCACTTAATGAGGTGTTTATTCCACAGCGACTCAAGCCAGCTGGATATGTTTCTGGGGCATTAGGTAAGTGGCATCTAGGGCTCACTAAAGAATATCACGCCATGAATCGTGGGTTCGATGAGTTCTATGGGTTTATGGGACGTGGAGCCCATCCATACTTTGACCACTCAGACATGACTCATCCAATTTATCGCGGTTTTAAACCCATAAAAGAAGAGGGTTATCTCACTACTCGAATCACTGAGGAAGCTGTCGACTTTATCAGCCGCCATAAAAAAGAGCATTTCTTTCTCTATGTTGCATATAACGCTGTGCACTCTCCGCCTGAGGCCCCTAAAGAGGACATCAAGAACCTTACGGGTGACGAGAAGCGCGATACTCTCATGGCCATGATCAAACACCTCGATATGGGGGTTGGGGAGATTGTGGAATCATTAAAAAAACACGACATCTATGATAATACGCTTTTGATATTTCTTACGGACAATGGTGGCTCCAATGCCATGAGCGCTAACAATGCCCCACTTCGGGGCTTTAAGCAGATGGACTACGAAGGAGGGGTTCATGTCCCGTTCATCGTTTCTTGGCCGGCTCAATTGAAAGGCGTAAAAAAGTGCGACGTTCCCATGTGGTCGATTGATTTGTTTGCGACTGCACTAGACGCTGCCGGGCTTCCTTTACCGAGAGATAAACCTCTGGACGGAAAAAGCATCCTGCCTGCTCTCAAGGGCAAAACAGACAAACTTCACGACGCATTCTATTGGAGTTCCGGTGGAGCTAAAGGGAAATGGGCTATACGTTCAGGAGATTGGAAGCTGGTCGCTGATAAGAAACGCATTGAACTTTTCAATCTTGATAAAGATCTCAGTGAAACGACAGACCTTGCGGCAAAACACCCTAAATTGGTTTCTGAACTCACGGATAAATATAACGAATGGCTCGACAAAATGGCAGATCCGGTGAGCAAGCAGGAGAAATTTTGGAATCCTGATGCCGGTAGGTCAGGAATAAATATGTCAAAAGAAGAAAAGAAAGCGGCGCGCGAAAAAGAAAAAGCCAATCGCATCAAGGAACGAGAAGCAAAAAATAATCGATCAACTGAATAA